GCCAGGGCGCGCGACGGCGACGCCGGGGCCTTTGCCCTGCTGGTGCGCCGCTACCAGCAGCCCATCCTCCATTTCTGCCTGCGCATGGTGGGCGCGCGCGGCGACGCGGAGGACCTGGCGCAGGACGTGTTCGTGTCGCTGCACCGGAACCTCGGGCGCATCGAGCCGCGCGCGCGGCTGTCCACGCTGCTCTTCGGCATCGCGCGGAACCTGGCGCTGAACCACCTGCGCGACGGGCGGCGGCGCGGGCGGGACACGGCGGTCTCGCTGGAGGCGGCGGGCCTGGACCCGCCCTCGCGGGACCGGCCCGACCGGCGGGCGCAGGCGGCGGAGACGGGCGCGCTTTTGGAACAGTTGCTGGACCGGCTGCCGCCGGAGCAGAAGGAGGCGCTGGTGCTGCGCGAGTTCAACGGGCTGGACTACGCGGCCATCGCCGAAATCGCGGGATGTCCCGTGGGCACGGTGCGCAGCCGGCTGGCCCGCGCGCGGGAAACCCTGCGGCGGGAGTGGCGAAGCATGGAAAAGGCGGGACTATGAACAGGCCATTGACCACGGAAGAACTGGAGCGGCTCGGCGCGCTGCTGGACGGCGAATGCGCGGACGGCGGCGCGGAGGCGCGGTGGGCCGCGTCCGACCCGGCCCTGGCGGCCTACCTGGGGGAGCTGCGCGCCCTGCGCGCCGCCCTGGGCGCGGTGCCCGCACCGGCGGCGGCGCCGGACTTTGCGGACCGTGTGCTGGAAAGGACCGGACTGGGCGCGCCGCGAAAGCGGGACCTCCGCGTCATCCGGTGGGCGCTGCCCCTGGCGGCGTC
This Candidatus Hydrogenedentota bacterium DNA region includes the following protein-coding sequences:
- a CDS encoding sigma-70 family RNA polymerase sigma factor; translation: MPDKDDWALAARARDGDAGAFALLVRRYQQPILHFCLRMVGARGDAEDLAQDVFVSLHRNLGRIEPRARLSTLLFGIARNLALNHLRDGRRRGRDTAVSLEAAGLDPPSRDRPDRRAQAAETGALLEQLLDRLPPEQKEALVLREFNGLDYAAIAEIAGCPVGTVRSRLARARETLRREWRSMEKAGL